TCGTGATTTCTGTCTCAGCAATCTGGACAACAGAATGTTGAGTAACACATACCAGCCCATGGTCGGAGCGTTCGCTATTAGCTTATATCAATTGTTGTTTCAACAGATTCCTAATGAGAAAATAGGTTATTCTCACACAGAACAACAGCGCCGACTTTTCTTAACGCTTGGGCTTGAGCCAAGTGAAACAGGTCGGAAGTTTCTTATTGAGCAGACTTCTAAACTGGAAGCGGTAGGTCTATTACAAACAAGTCGTATTTATGTTCCTGAGAACGATGATTATATGTACGAATATGAATTGCAGGCTCCTTTGACGCCTACAGAATTTTTTAATACACAGCATTTAACGCTTCTATTACGTGACAAAATCGGGAAATTTGCTGTCCTGTCTTTGCGGGAGGAACTTTGGGCAAAGGAACCTGATGAATGGTCAGGTACATCGCGGAATAAGGAAAACATTTCCGTACCCTTCTATGATATTTTTGAACTTAATACGCATGTCATTGATTATGAACTGGAGCAAGCCTTAACTGAAGTATCTACAACGAGACAGCCTGGGATGCAATTAGGAGAAGAAGGTGACGGTCTGAACTATGCCGAAATTATTCTTCGCTTTCCACGTGGTTCTGCGAATCGACATTTTGTAGAGAAGCTACGCTTTAACTTCGAGCAGATGGGGACTATCAATTATGTCGTTAATAAATACGATCTTAGTGTGCAGGATTTATGTCGATTATTAGATGAGGATGGTATATTCACACCCGAAGGAGACATTCAAGTAGATGAATTACAACACCAAGCTAATCTACATTTCCGTCAAGGGAAAAAGCGACAAGAGCAACGTGAAGTGTTGAGCGGTAAAATTGTTGCAATCCGTCAAAATGAGGAGAACTCGGACGGGGCCCTTCAGCTGGAGCATGCTGTGCAAATGGAGTATTATGTTGAGGTACCCATACAGTTCAAGACGAAGTGCGACATTCATCAATATAATATGATGCTTCGCAATGAACCCTATACGAAATTGCTCAAAACATTCTTTCCAGGTTCGGTGCCTGATAATTTAATTGATATATTTGAGAAAATTGATCTTAGTTATAAATTACCTGGGGAAGTTATCAATGTGTTAATTCATTATCTGATGTCTTTATTGTCTACCAATGGTGACCAGCGCATTAACCGTAATTTTGTGGAGGCCATTGCTTCTAATATGCTTCTTAAACAGGTTAATTCGTACGAGAAAGCAGTGCAATATATTAAAGATCAGTCGAAAGTGAAAGGGAAGCAAGCCGCAGCAACGGGAGGCGGACGGGCTAGATCATATGGTAAGCCAGTGAAGATGAAGCCCGAGATTCCTATTGTTCAGGACAATGGGGAAGATAATACGGTGTCTGAGGAAGATTTTGAACAGATGATGAAGTTTGCAGCAGAGATCCAAGCGAATAAGAAGAAGGGCGGGGCGTAATCGTCAGTAATCTTAACTTGTGAAGAAAGGAGGATCAAGACGATGGAATCAATAGGCGATCTACTTCGGCAGATGAAAAATCCGGAATTTCGCAAACGATCACAAGCCATCACGAACGAAGTGTTGAACAATCCACTCGTTAAGGAACTTCGGGAGCATCATCCTGAACTTGATGAATCGACTCTAAAACTAAATATGAGCCGGTTGTATCAATACATTGGTGACAAACGTAATTGCGATAACTGCCCAGGACTTGAACGATGTCCGAACGATTTTCAGGGGCATTTTAGCAAGCTAGAAGTACAGGTTGTGAATGGTGCCGCAGAGCTTTACGAGCGAAAGGTGCCTTGCACTTTGCATACGAATAAGCAACATGACGATCAGGTGAAAAAGCGAATTCGTAGCTTTTATGTCGA
The nucleotide sequence above comes from Paenibacillus sp. IHBB 10380. Encoded proteins:
- a CDS encoding helicase DnaB; translation: MRMKSLLHYTENHRYCVYRDFCLSNLDNRMLSNTYQPMVGAFAISLYQLLFQQIPNEKIGYSHTEQQRRLFLTLGLEPSETGRKFLIEQTSKLEAVGLLQTSRIYVPENDDYMYEYELQAPLTPTEFFNTQHLTLLLRDKIGKFAVLSLREELWAKEPDEWSGTSRNKENISVPFYDIFELNTHVIDYELEQALTEVSTTRQPGMQLGEEGDGLNYAEIILRFPRGSANRHFVEKLRFNFEQMGTINYVVNKYDLSVQDLCRLLDEDGIFTPEGDIQVDELQHQANLHFRQGKKRQEQREVLSGKIVAIRQNEENSDGALQLEHAVQMEYYVEVPIQFKTKCDIHQYNMMLRNEPYTKLLKTFFPGSVPDNLIDIFEKIDLSYKLPGEVINVLIHYLMSLLSTNGDQRINRNFVEAIASNMLLKQVNSYEKAVQYIKDQSKVKGKQAAATGGGRARSYGKPVKMKPEIPIVQDNGEDNTVSEEDFEQMMKFAAEIQANKKKGGA